DNA sequence from the Hoylesella buccalis ATCC 35310 genome:
ACAAGCTCAATGGATTAGAGGCAAGGTTTGAAGAAGTATCTACCTTGATTACCGACCCAGATGTCATAGCCGATCAGCCACGCTATGTGAAGCTAACCAAGGAATACAAAGACCTTGGGGACATCATGGACATTCGCAAACGATACATTGCATGCCTCAATGCCATACGAGAGTCGAAAGATATTCTTGCCAATGAAACGGATGCTGACATGAAAGAAATGGCTCGTGAGGAATTGCAAGCTAACGAAGATATGCAGCCACAGTTGGAAGAAGAAATAAAATTAGCATTAGTGCCAAAAGACCCCGAAGATGCCAAGAACGTACAAATGGAAATACGTGCTGGCACGGGAGGAGATGAGGCAGCCCTGTTTGCGGGCGATTTGTTTAACATGTATAAGCATTATTGTGACTCGAAAGGTTGGACGTTAAGTGTCACATCGGTCAACGAAGGCTCAGTGGGCGGTTACAAAGAAATCGACTTTGCGGTGAGTGGCGATAATGTCTACGGTACATTGAAATACGAAAGTGGCGTACATCGTGTGCAGCGCGTGCCAGCCACAGAGACCCAGGGACGCATGCACACATCAGCTGCTACGGTGGCTGTGTTGCCAGAGGCCGACCAATTCGAGGTGAACATCAATGAAGGTGACATCAAATGGGACACGTTCAGAAGCTCAGGGGCTGGTGGACAAAACGTCAACAAGGTTGAATCGGGCGTTCGTCTTCGCTATCCATGGAAGAACCCCAACACGGGCGAAGTGGAGGAAATTCTCATAGAATGTACCGAGACACGCGACCAACCTAAGAACAAGGAACGTGCGTTGTCACGCTTGCGTACCTTTATCTACGACCGTGAGCATCAAAAATACATTGATGATATTGCCAACCGACGCAAGTCATTGGTATCTACTGGCGACCGCAGTGCGAAGATTCGTACCTACAACTATCCGCAAGGGCGTGTCACCGACCACCGCATTGGCTACACCACTCACGACCTGCAAGGCTTTGTCAATGGTGACATTCAAGCAATGATAGATGCGCTGACAGTAGCAGAGAATGCGGAAAAGCTCAAAGAGAACGAACTTTAAACAATAAGACATCGTTTAATTCTGAAGGATATTTCATTAAGACAATAACAATAGCTTTCAAACAAATAATTACCATAAGATTTCTATAACACACAAGGACTCTATTAGCCCATAAAACACTGAAATACAGTTTGTTATAAATAATCTCAAAACAAGCTATTTAAGAGCATTGAGATTGGGGTTCAAAAGCATAGAGATTGAATGGCAAAGGCATTGAGATTGGCGCCCAAAAGCATAGAGATTGAAATTCACCCACCATTCATTGGGTGAGCGATAGCCAAAGACAACGGTGCAAAAGGGAATAACGTTAATACAAATTCACTACTTTTATATTCACGGATAGTATATGAACAGACAACAACTTATAAAACAGATCTTCGACAAAAAGTCTTTCTTATGTGTAGGATTGGATCCCGACATCAAGAAGATGCCGCCACATTTGCAGCATGAAGAAGACCCTATTTTTGCCTTCAACAAAGCCATTATCGATGCTACGGCACCCTATTGTGTGGCCTACAAGCCAAATTTGGCGTTCTATGAATGTAAAGGTATTCAGGGCATGACTTCTTTCGAAAAGACCATTAGCTACCTAAAAGCGCATTATCCCGACCATTTCATCATTGCTGATGCCAAACGAGGTGACATCGGGAACACATCAGCCATGTATGCCAAGACCTTCTTTGAAGAATACGATGTTGATGCATTGACCGTGGCTCCGTACATGGGAGAAGACAGCGTGACACCTTTTCTCGAATATGAAGACAAGTGGGTCGTTGTATTGGCACTGACAAGCAACAAAGGATCGCATGATTTTCAGTTGACGGAAGACAAGAACGGTGAGAAACTTTTTGAGAAAGTCATCAAGACTTCTCAATCGTGGGGGACCGATCAAAACATGATGTATGTGGTTGGTGCAACGCAAGGCAACATGTTTGAGGCAATCAGAAAGGTGGCTCCTCATCACTTTTTGCTGGTGCCTGGCGTGGGTGCGCAGGGAGGAAGCCTGCAAGATGTCTGCCAATATGGAATGACGAAGGATTGTGGGTTGCTCGTCAATAGTTCACGCGGCATTATCTATGCCGGCCAAGGAGAAGACTTTGCCACGGCCGCTGCAAAGAGTGCCATGAAACTTCAGCAAGAAATGGAAAAAGAATTAGAAAGGTTATAAACTTTCATATCATAAATAACTCCTTTTTAACCCGACTCTCGTTGAACACCGATATCGATAAACAGTGAGGTTACACCTGCCCCATTGGGGTTTCAACTGTGATAGACGAACCGTGAAAGAAATAAATGTTTCAGTGAAAAAACGCAAATATTACATTTGTCAGTCAAAAGTCTGAGTAAAAATAGGTATATTTGCAAAATAATCAATTGAGATACCTAAAGTATGGAATTTACTGCCAAGCAAATAGCACAATATATAGGAGGCAAAATTGAAGGCAATGAAGAAGCAACTGTTCACACTTTCGCAAAAATTGAAGAAGGTACCAGTGGAGCGATTTCATTCCTTTCTAATCCAAAATACACACATTATATATACGATACACAATCATCGATTGTTCTTATTGATGAGGATTTGGAATTGGACAACCCCGTCCAGACGACCTTGATACGCGTGAAGAACGCATACGATAGTGTCGCCAAACTACTTCAATTATATGAGTCGACTAAGCCCCGAAAGACTGGCATCCACCCCATGGCCACCATCTCCGAAACGGCCAAGATAGGCGAGAATGTATACGTTGGCCCATTTGCTTACATCGGAGAGAATGTCGTGATTGGCAACAACACGCAGATATTCCCACATGCAGTGGTTTTGGAGAACGCCTCAGTAGGTTCAGAATGTATCATTTATCCACACGCAACTGTCTATCACAATTGCAAGATAGGAAATCGTGTCATCCTGCATGCGGGCTGCGTCATTGGAGCCGATGGTTTCGGATTCGCTCCATCTGAAGATGGCTACGACAAGATACCGCAAATTGGTATTGTGACCATTGAAGATGATGTAGAGGTGGGTGCCAACACTTGCGTTGATCGTTCGACCATGGGCAGCACCTATGTTAGAAAAGGAGTGAAACTTGATAACTTGGTTCAAATCGCCCACAATACCGACATCGGTGAACATACCGTGATGAGTGCGCAGGTAGGTGTGGCCGGATCGACAAAAGTTGGACAATGGTGCATGTTTGGTGGACAAGTAGGAATTGCCGGACATATCACCATTGGCGACAAGGTATTTCTTGGCGCACAGTCGGGTGTACCTGGAAGCATTAAGGACAATCAACAACTCATTGGCACGCCACCCATGAAGGAGAGAGCCTATTTTCGCTCACAAGCCATCTTCCGAAGACTTCCTGAACTATACAACGAAATCAACAACCTGAAAGAAGAGGTGGAACGATTGAAAAAGAACATCAAATAAGACAATTGCACTCGATAAATAAATCATAGAATGGATACAATCAAACAGAGAACACTAAAAGGTAGTTTTTCCCTGTGTGGCAAAGGATTGCACACGGGGCTGAATTTGACTGTTACCTTTAATCCTGCTCCTGAAAATACTGGATATAAAATTCAGCGAATAGACTTGGAAGAACAACCCATCGTTGATGCCATTGCCGAAAACGTGGTTGACACGCAACGTGGCACGGTTCTAGCACGTGGCGATGTGCGCGTTTCTACCGTTGAGCACGGTCTTTCTGCCCTGTATGCAATGGGGATAGACAACTGTATGATTCAAGTAAATGGACCTGAGTTTCCTATTTTGGATGGTTCAGCCGGCATTTACGTGAATAAAATCCAGGAAATTGGTATCGTAGAACAAAATGCGCCGAAAGATTTTTACATCATTCGTAAGAAAATAGAAGTGAAGGATGAGGAGACAGGTTCGTGTATTACGATACTTCCCGATGATCAGTTCAGCATAACGGCCATGTGCTCATTCGAGTCAAAATTCATCAACAGTCAATTTGCGACACTCGATAATATCGATGATTATGCGACAGAAATCGCGCCTGCCCGTACTTTTGTATTCGTCAGAGACATCCTTCCTTTGCTCGAAGCGAACCTCATCAAAGGTGGTGACATGGACAATGCCATCGTGATTTACGAAAGAGAAGTTTCACAAGAGCAACTGGACCAACTGGCAGATATCTTGAAAGTGGCACGCATGGATGCGACCAAGATAGGTTACATTCAGCATAAGCCCTTGATGTGGGAAAACGAGTGCACACGTCACAAATTGCTGGACATTATCGGTGACATGGCCTTGATAGGCAAACCCATCAAAGGACGAATTGTTGCGACACGGCCAGGACACACCATCAACAACAAGTTTGCCCGCCTGATGCGCAGAGAGATTCGCAAACATGAAATACAAGCACCGATTTACGATCCCAATGAGCCACCCATTATGGATAACAAGAGAATCAGGGAACTACTCCCCCATCGTTATCCTATGCAGTTGGTAGACAAAATCATCGCCATTGGTTCTAACACGATTGTTGGGGTAAAGAATATTACAAGCAACGAGCCCTTCTTTACAGGACACTTCCCGCAAGAACCCGTCATGCCTGGAGTGTTGCAAGTGGAGGCCATGGCTCAATGTGGAGGATTGCTGGTTTTGAACCAAGTAGAAGAACCAGAACGATGGTCTACGTACTTTCTGAAGATTGACAGCGTGAAGTTCAGGCAGAAAGTGGTTCCTGGCGACACGCTTATCTTCCGCGTGGAAATGATTCAACCCGTACGCCATGGCATCAGTACCATGAAGAGTTATGCCTTTGTTGGCGACCAAGTGGTATCTGAAGCTACGTTTATGGCACAGATCATCAAAAACAAATAAACAGAAATGTCTCTCGATGTTTTTCATCATCATAAAGTCATCAATACCCTATGAATCAAATAAGCCCATTAGCTTTTGTACATCCAGAAGCGCAACTCGGTGACGATAATGTCATCGGCCCATTTTGCTATCTTGATAAAAACACAGTACTGGGCAACCGTAATATCTTACAGAATAGTGTCACCATCAATTATGGAGCACGAATAGGTGATGACAATGAGTTTTTTCCCGGTGCCAGCATCAGCACGAAGCCGCAAGATTTAAAATTCGCCGGTGAAGATACAATCTGTGAAATAGGTGACAAAAATAGTATCCGTGAGAATGTCACCATTTCCAGAGGAACGGCATCAAAAGGAACGACCAAGGTTGGAAGCAACAACTTGCTGATGGAAAACATGCACGTTGCACACGATTGCATCATTGGCAGCAATGTGATTATTGGCAATTCCACCAAGTTTGCCGGTGAAGTGACTGTAGATGACTACGCCATCATCAGTGCGACGGTTTTATGTCATCAATTCTGTCACATCGGTGGTTATGTCATGGTTCAGGGTGGCAGCAGGTCTTCACAAGACATTCCGCCCTACGTCATGGCGGGCAAAGAACCCATCAAATATGCCGGCATCAACATTATCGGGCTGAGACGAAGAGGATTCAGCAACGAATTAATCCAACTGATACACCAAGCTTATCGATTGCTTTATAGCAAAGGTGTTTTGAAAGAAGGAATAGAAGAAATCAGAAAGAACCTGACAGTTACCCCTGAAATTCAATACATCATAGACTTTGTAGAAAGTTCTCAACGAGGCATCATCAGATAAATGAACACACTTGTTGTGCTTTTAGGCCCTACTGGAGTGGGAAAAACAGAGGTGGCGCTGCAAATTGCTGAACATTTGCAATCGCCTATCATCAATGCCGACTCTCGACAGCTATTTGCTGAGATACCTATTGGTACAGCAGCCCCAACCAAAGAGCAGCAAGAACGAGTAAAACATTATTTCGTTGGCACGTTGCATCTAACAGATTATTATAGTGCAGCCAAATATGAAGAAGATGTTTTGCAACTTTTAAACCAGCTTTTCAACCAGCAACAAATGGCTTTGCTATCAGGAGGCAGCATGATGTATATTGATGCTGTATGCCAAGGTATCGACGACATACCAACGGTCGACGAGGCAACAAGAAAGCTGATGAAACGAAAACTGGAAACTGAAGGCTTGGATGCTCTCGTTGAAGAGTTAAAAGTTCTGGATCCAGAACATTACAAAATTGTGGATTTACATAATCCCAGACGCGTGGTTCATGCACTTGAAATATGCTATATGACTGGGAATACCTATTCTTCATATCGCACAAACACAAAGAAGATACGGCCTTTCAACATCGTAAAGATTGGACTCAACCGTCCTAGAGAAGAGATGTATGAGCGAATCAACAACCGTGTTTTGAAAATGATGAAGCAAGGATTGATTGAAGAAGCCAAAGCGGTATATCCACAGAAGGGCCTGAACGCTTTGAACACGGTAGGTTACAAAGAACTTTTCGCCTATTTCGACGGTGACATCTCACTGGATGATGCCATCTTAAAAATACAGTCAAACACAAGACAATACATGAGAAAACAAGTTACTTGGTTCAAACGTGACAATGAAATCAAATGGTTTTCGCCTACGAACATTGAAGAAATCATAAATTATATAGACGATCAACGATAGAAATCAAGTAATTCGCTATCTTTGCAAATTAATTATCTCCATTATGCTTCACAAGATAAAAAGATTTTTCAGCTGGTTGTGGATCAAACTACGTGGCTTCTGGCCATGGTATAAAAACCTGTACCAAGGACGAACGTGGTACACCAAAACAGGCATAGCTTTACTCTCTGGGCTGATAGCACTTATCATCTATCTTGGAGCTGTTGATCTTAATTTCCTCTGGTTGTTTGGCAAATCACCAGGTTTCGCCCAGATTAAGAATCCCAATACCTCCTCGGCGTCTGAGATTTATAGTGCAGATGGGAAGCTCATAGGAAAATATTTTAATGAAAACAGAACACCCGTCAAGTATGAAGAAGTGAATCCGCAGTTCTGGAAAGCACTGATTGATACAGAAGACGAACGATTCTACAGACACATTGGCATTGACTTTCAAGGACTCTTTGGTGCGGCCAAAGATGCTTTGGTTGGAAATGATGCCCGTGGAGCATCAACCATTACGCAACAGTTGGCCAAGAATATGTTCCGCGTACGCACGCAATATTCCACTGGATTGCTTGGTAAGATACCAGGTATCAAGATACTTATCATGAAAAGCAAGGAATGGATTATTGCCTTAAAGCTTGAAATGCTGTATGATAAAAAGGATATTCTTACCATGTACGCCAACACAGTTGACTTTGGATCTAACTCGTATGGAATCAAAACAGCCAGTAAAACCTATTTCAACACAACACCCGCGAATCTCACAACTGAACAAGGTGCCGTGCTGGTAGGCATGCTTAAAGCCACAACACATTATAACCCGATAGCCAATCCCAAGAATAGTCTTAAACGTAGAAATGTTGTTTTGCAAAACATGGTGACCAAGGGCGACCTGTCTAAAAAGCAATATGACAGTCTGAGTGTCATTCCCATCAAGCTTAGCTATAGCGTAGAATCTAACTATGACGGTCAGGCATTATACTTTAGGGAAGCTGTCGCCAACTATTTGAAGGATTGGTGCGAGGAGAATGGGTATGACTTGTATAGCAGTGGTCTGAAGATATATACCACGATTGATACCCGCATGCAGAAGTATGCCGAAGAGGCGGCACGTAAACAAATGAAGCAAATTCAACGCAACTTCAATAATCACTGGGGTAAAAATGATCCATGGATTGATGAAAACGGAAAGGTTATTCCTGGATTCATTGAGCAAATCGCACAAAGACAGCCTGTGTACAAATACCTTGCCGCCAAATATCAGAATAATCCAGACTCCATCACCTATTATTTGAACAAGCCCCACAAGGTAAAATTGTTCGATTATGACGAAGGAACCATAGAGAAAGAAATGTCAACCATGGACTCCATTCGATACATGGTGCGCTTCATGCACTGCTCCATGGTTGCGATGGAGCCACAGACAGGAGCCGTGAAGGCTTGGGTAGGCGACATCAACTTCAACTCATGGAAATATGATAAAGTAACTGCCATGCGCCAACCGGGATCCACCTTCAAGCTCTTTGTTTATACTGAGGCGATGAACCAAGGCCTGACACCTTGTGACAAACGGCGGGATGAATACATCTCCATGAAAGTATATGACAAGAAAAAGAAAGAAGAGGTTACATGGACACCGGGAAACGCTAATGGACGTTTTTCAGGAGACTCCATCCCCTTGAAGAGTGCCTTTGCGAGAAGTATCAACTCTATCGCCGTGAGACTTGGACAAGAGATGGGCATCAAACGAATCATTGACACGGCAGAGAAGATGGGAATCAAGAGTCCACTGCAGGACGAACCATCCCTTGCGTTAGGATCATGCGACGTCAACCTACTGGAAATGGCAAATGCCTATAGCACTATCGCAGACGATGGCAAACATCATGAGCCTATTCTGGTCACGCACATCGTTGATCGTGATGGGAGGCAAGTCTACATCGCACCCAACAAAGCCGAACAAGTAATTCCATACAAGAGTGCGTTTCTCGTACAACAACTATTGCTGGGTGGGCTAAGAGAACCAGGCGGAACGTCACAAAGCCTATGGGGATACGTAGGAAAACACAACGATACGGAATGGGGAGGAAAGACAGGAACTTCCAATAACCACTCAGATGCTTGGTTTATGTGCATCAGTCCAAAACTGGTTGTTGGCGCATGGGTAGGCGGAGAATACCGCAGCATCCATTTCCGCACAGGTGCTTTAGGGCAAGGATCAAGGACAGCACTACCCATCTGTGGCTACTTCTTGCAAGCTGTACTGGATGATCCAAACTTCAAACAATATCATGGCAAGTTTGGTAAGCCTAAAGATAAAGATATTACCAGCGACATGTACAACTGTCCGAGTTATTACCAGCAGGCGCGAGTGGACACAACTGCAACACATAGCTTGAGCTCCATCTCTGAAGAAATCATTCTAGACGAAGATGGCAACCCTATCTCAAAACCCATCAAAGATGAGAATGAGAAACAAAAAGACAGTTCGGACAAATCACATGAAAACCATACACCAACAGAAAAGGTAATCCATTTGGATAATCTATAATGGGTATGGCTAAGGAAACTGACATCGAACACATTGATCTGAATAATCTGGAGTTGCAAAACGCACTGCAGATTATTCAGTACACTCATCGCTCATTATTCTTAACAGGGAAAGCTGGAACGGGTAAGTCAACGTTTCTTCGATACATCTCACAGACAACCAAGAAAAAACATGTCATTCTTGCACCAACGGGCATTGCTGCCATCAATGTGGGAGGAAGCACTTTGCATAGTTTTTTCAAGCTACCATTCCATCCCTTATTGCCTAACGACAACAGGTATAGCATACGAAACCTTCGGAAAACACTCAAATATAACGGCGAGAAAATCAAACTCATCAAGGAAGTAGAACTCATCATCATCGACGAAATCTCGATGGTAAGATCCGACATCATCGACTTCATTGACAAGATACTGCGCGTTTATGCTCAGAACATGCGCGTTCCCTTTGGAGGAAAGCAATTATTACTCGTTGGCGACATGTACCAGTTAGAGCCGGTATTAAAAGAGGACGAACGCGCATTGCTACAACCATTTTATCCTTCAAAGTTCTTTTTTGATGCTCATGTTTTCAGGGAGATGCAGTTGATTTGTATCGAACTTCAGAAAATTTACCGACAAACGGACCCACTTTTCATCAGTATATTAGACCATATCAGAACGTCCAACACTTCGCAAACCGATTTGTCCATTCTCAATCAAAGAGTAGGAAACACCTCTCAACAAAATCATGAAGGACTGGCAATCACCTTATCTACTCGAAGAGATAGCGTTGACTACATCAACCAGCAACACCTTCAACAATTACCAGGCGAACCCACTGTCTTCTATGGCATCATCGAAGGCGAGTTCCCCGAGAACAATCTGCCCACTCCCATGAAACTTGAAATCAAAACAGGTGCGCAAGTTTTGTTTGTCAAGAACGACAGAGACAAACGATGGGTGAATGGTACCTTAGGCACCGTCATTGGCATGGGAGATGAGAGCGATGGCTTAATTTACGTGAGGACTGAACAAGGTGAGGATGTAGATGTAGAACAAGACATTTGGTCAAACGTTCGATACACCTACAACGAAAAAGAACAAAAGATTGAAGAAGAAGTAATTGGAACTTTCCGCCAGTTCCCCATTCGGCTGGCATGGGCCATCACCATTCATAAAAGTCAAGGACTTACCTTCAATCAAGTCAACATCGACTTATCTGGAGGCGTGTTTGCTGGAGGCCAAACTTACGTTGCCCTGTCACGTTGCCGATCGTTAGAAGGCATTAACCTTGAAGCCCCTATCAAGAAAGAGAATATTTTTATTAGTCGAGAAATCACAAGTTTTGCCAAGACATACAATGACCAGCAATCTCTCGACAAAGCCTTGCAACAAAGTAAAGCCGAAAAACAATATCATGATGCCGTGACGGCATTCGATCAGGGGGACATGCAATCGGCCTTGGATAATTTCTTTCTGGCCATTCACAGCAGGTATGAAATAGAAAAGCCTGCGGCAAAACGCCTAATCAGGCGAAAGCTCAATCTCATCAACACGCTTAAAGAAGAAAATCAACGCTTACGAGACAAGCAAAAAGAAAAAGAAGATTTGCTGAAACGGCTCGCCGTTGAATATGTCATGATGGGCAAAGAATGTGAAAGAGAAGGGATGAAAGAAGCTGCTTTGCGCAACTATCAAAAGGCATTAGAGCTCTGCCCCGAGCATCCAGAAGCTATCAGAAGAATCAAGAGAATTAAGAAAAAAACGAATCAATAACACTGTTATTGGCTCTCATCATAACTCAATAGAGGAACGATACGATAGCGAGAGAAAAAAAATAAATGAGCCCAAATTATTTTCGAGCTCATTTAATTTTTCCTGTTTGTTTAACAAGAAAGTATGATATTGCACCCTCATAATCGGCTAAAGCCGATAGCAAGGAGTTGCAATTAAGCCAAAGTAAACAGATTCTCTGAATCCTTGATTTTACCTTCTTTGAACAGCCATCCAATTCCCAGATAGACTTCTTCTGTTCCAATTTTAGCAGCCTTAGCTATTTCAGCAACGCTCAACGCTTTGTCTGCTGCAGCCAATGCTTGATAAACATCACCAGCACGGAAGCCAACGCTTTCAGCATTTACCACAAGAGCGCACTTCTTTGCCGCAGCTCTCTTTGTTGTGGAGCACTTCTTGGGAGCCGCAACCTTCTTTGAAGCTACTGCTGCCGTTACTTTCTTTTCTGTCATAATCAATAAAATTTTAATATACTTTGCACTTCAAATGAGGTAAAATATCTCATTAACGAAGCAAAGGTAGCCATTTTATTTAAAAAACACAATTATTAAACATCAAAAAGTAACACATTTATGGGTTAGTTGAACCAAAGAAGCGTTTTATTGATGTATGTCAAGTTTTATCTCTAATTCATCCAATTGTTTTTGATCAATGGTCGACGGCGCATCAAGCATCACATCACGGCCGTTGTTGTTCTTTGGGAAGGCAATGCAGTCGCGAATGCTATCCAAGCCGGCCATGATACTCACAAACCGATCAAGCCCGAACGCTAAACCTGCATGAGGTGGCGCACCATATTTAAACGCATTGATTAAGAAACCAAACTGAGCCATTGCCTTTTCAGGTGTGAAGCCCAATATCTCAAACATCTTTTGCTGCAACCGTCCATCATGAATACGCAGGCTCCCCCCTCCTACTTCAATACCGTTGCAAACAAAGTCGTATGCCTTGGCACGAACTCGTTCAGGATGCTCATCAAGCAAGGGGATATCGTCTGGATTTGGCATGGTAAACGGATGGTGCGTTGCCATGAGGCGCTGCTCCTCATCACTCCACTCGAACAAGGGGAAATCAACAATCCACAAACACTCAAACTTGTTCTTATCACGAAGTCCCAGTCGCTCGCCCATCTCTAAGCGAAGGGTACACAACTGCACGCGCGTCTTGTTGGCATTGTCTCCACTCAAAATCAATACCAAGTCACCATCCTTGGCGCCCATTCGCTCTTTCACTTCCAGCAACTGTTCCTTTGAGTAGAACTTATCAACAGAACTCTTAATCGTTCCATCGGCATTATACTTAATGTATACCAATCCCTTGGCACCAACCTGCGGACGTTTAACAAAGTCGCTCAGTTCGTCCAATTGCTTACGACTATAGCTGGCACATCCAGGCACACAAATGCCACCAATGTAGCTTGCTTCATTGAAGACACTAAAATCTGCCTTGCCTTTGAACGCATCCAAAAGCTCAACGAACTCCATGCCGAAACGCAAATCAGGCTTATCACTGCCGAAACGTCTCATCGCCTCGTGCCAGGTCATTTGCTGCAACTTCTCTGGTAGCTCTACCCCACGAATCTCTTTGAAAAGGTGACGACACAGATTTTCAAACAAGTCGATAACATCATCCTGATCAACGAAACTCATTTCGCAGTCAATTTGCGTGAACTCGGGTTGACGATCGGCGCGCAAGTCTTCGTCACGGAAACATTTGGCGATTTGAAAATAGCGGTCAAACCCACTCACCATCAACAGTTGCTTGAGCGTCTGTGGGCTCTGTGGCAATGCATAAAACTGTCCGGGATTCATGCGCGAAGGCACCACAAAGTCGCGCGCACCTTCCGGAGTAGAACCAATCAATATAGGTGTTTCTACCTCAATGAATTGCTCGTTGTCGAGGAAATTGCGAATCAGAATCGTCATCCGATGGCGCAATTCCAAATTCTTTCTTACCGCTGGTCGGCGCAAATCCAAGTATCGATATTTCATTCGTAAATCGTCACCGCCATCGGTATCGTCTTCTATTTTGAATGGAGGCGTCAAACTTTCACTCAGTACGTTT
Encoded proteins:
- the prfA gene encoding peptide chain release factor 1: MIENNSILNKLNGLEARFEEVSTLITDPDVIADQPRYVKLTKEYKDLGDIMDIRKRYIACLNAIRESKDILANETDADMKEMAREELQANEDMQPQLEEEIKLALVPKDPEDAKNVQMEIRAGTGGDEAALFAGDLFNMYKHYCDSKGWTLSVTSVNEGSVGGYKEIDFAVSGDNVYGTLKYESGVHRVQRVPATETQGRMHTSAATVAVLPEADQFEVNINEGDIKWDTFRSSGAGGQNVNKVESGVRLRYPWKNPNTGEVEEILIECTETRDQPKNKERALSRLRTFIYDREHQKYIDDIANRRKSLVSTGDRSAKIRTYNYPQGRVTDHRIGYTTHDLQGFVNGDIQAMIDALTVAENAEKLKENEL
- the pyrF gene encoding orotidine-5'-phosphate decarboxylase, producing the protein MNRQQLIKQIFDKKSFLCVGLDPDIKKMPPHLQHEEDPIFAFNKAIIDATAPYCVAYKPNLAFYECKGIQGMTSFEKTISYLKAHYPDHFIIADAKRGDIGNTSAMYAKTFFEEYDVDALTVAPYMGEDSVTPFLEYEDKWVVVLALTSNKGSHDFQLTEDKNGEKLFEKVIKTSQSWGTDQNMMYVVGATQGNMFEAIRKVAPHHFLLVPGVGAQGGSLQDVCQYGMTKDCGLLVNSSRGIIYAGQGEDFATAAAKSAMKLQQEMEKELERL
- the lpxD gene encoding UDP-3-O-(3-hydroxymyristoyl)glucosamine N-acyltransferase; the protein is MEFTAKQIAQYIGGKIEGNEEATVHTFAKIEEGTSGAISFLSNPKYTHYIYDTQSSIVLIDEDLELDNPVQTTLIRVKNAYDSVAKLLQLYESTKPRKTGIHPMATISETAKIGENVYVGPFAYIGENVVIGNNTQIFPHAVVLENASVGSECIIYPHATVYHNCKIGNRVILHAGCVIGADGFGFAPSEDGYDKIPQIGIVTIEDDVEVGANTCVDRSTMGSTYVRKGVKLDNLVQIAHNTDIGEHTVMSAQVGVAGSTKVGQWCMFGGQVGIAGHITIGDKVFLGAQSGVPGSIKDNQQLIGTPPMKERAYFRSQAIFRRLPELYNEINNLKEEVERLKKNIK
- a CDS encoding bifunctional UDP-3-O-[3-hydroxymyristoyl] N-acetylglucosamine deacetylase/3-hydroxyacyl-ACP dehydratase; this translates as MDTIKQRTLKGSFSLCGKGLHTGLNLTVTFNPAPENTGYKIQRIDLEEQPIVDAIAENVVDTQRGTVLARGDVRVSTVEHGLSALYAMGIDNCMIQVNGPEFPILDGSAGIYVNKIQEIGIVEQNAPKDFYIIRKKIEVKDEETGSCITILPDDQFSITAMCSFESKFINSQFATLDNIDDYATEIAPARTFVFVRDILPLLEANLIKGGDMDNAIVIYEREVSQEQLDQLADILKVARMDATKIGYIQHKPLMWENECTRHKLLDIIGDMALIGKPIKGRIVATRPGHTINNKFARLMRREIRKHEIQAPIYDPNEPPIMDNKRIRELLPHRYPMQLVDKIIAIGSNTIVGVKNITSNEPFFTGHFPQEPVMPGVLQVEAMAQCGGLLVLNQVEEPERWSTYFLKIDSVKFRQKVVPGDTLIFRVEMIQPVRHGISTMKSYAFVGDQVVSEATFMAQIIKNK
- the lpxA gene encoding acyl-ACP--UDP-N-acetylglucosamine O-acyltransferase, with translation MNQISPLAFVHPEAQLGDDNVIGPFCYLDKNTVLGNRNILQNSVTINYGARIGDDNEFFPGASISTKPQDLKFAGEDTICEIGDKNSIRENVTISRGTASKGTTKVGSNNLLMENMHVAHDCIIGSNVIIGNSTKFAGEVTVDDYAIISATVLCHQFCHIGGYVMVQGGSRSSQDIPPYVMAGKEPIKYAGINIIGLRRRGFSNELIQLIHQAYRLLYSKGVLKEGIEEIRKNLTVTPEIQYIIDFVESSQRGIIR
- the miaA gene encoding tRNA (adenosine(37)-N6)-dimethylallyltransferase MiaA, whose protein sequence is MNTLVVLLGPTGVGKTEVALQIAEHLQSPIINADSRQLFAEIPIGTAAPTKEQQERVKHYFVGTLHLTDYYSAAKYEEDVLQLLNQLFNQQQMALLSGGSMMYIDAVCQGIDDIPTVDEATRKLMKRKLETEGLDALVEELKVLDPEHYKIVDLHNPRRVVHALEICYMTGNTYSSYRTNTKKIRPFNIVKIGLNRPREEMYERINNRVLKMMKQGLIEEAKAVYPQKGLNALNTVGYKELFAYFDGDISLDDAILKIQSNTRQYMRKQVTWFKRDNEIKWFSPTNIEEIINYIDDQR